In Tubulanus polymorphus chromosome 2, tnTubPoly1.2, whole genome shotgun sequence, a single window of DNA contains:
- the LOC141899934 gene encoding tetraspanin-33-like: protein MAAGGIPVPRRPRIKASYISPCLKYSIFFFNLIFWVLGIALVFIGTWAQVEKNKFNSGGSSTDISSIYDLLANVSIVIIIVGSFVFLISFAGCVGALRENICLLKTFSAVLGVIFLLEITGAVLAFVFDNEAKTKIQGVLEDELIVRYRDNADLMNLIDWMQKTFKCCGVNSLGYKDWNNNPYFNCTKNPNENTSPERCGVPFSCCVVENNVGLNGNYINAMCGYGMQNLGHIKAGEKIYTTGCVDAILKLVQENLLLVGGIAMGIAVLQIFAIFMALILARQINDQMALWTQR from the exons ATGGCAGCAGGTGGGATACCAGTACCACGGCGACCTCGTATAAAAGCTTCTTACATCAGCCCCTGTCTGAAATATTCGATATTCttcttcaatttgattttctgg GTTCTGGGTATCGCGCTGGTGTTTATCGGTACGTGGGCCCAGGTTGAGAAGAATAAATTCAACAGCGGTGGATCGAGCACTGACATATCTAGTATCTACGATCTGTTAGCAAATGTTTCTATTGTCATAATCATCGTCGGTTCGTTTGTGTTTCTGATTTCATTTGCTGGTTGCGTGGGCGCGCTACGTGAAAATATCTGTCTTCTTAAAACG TTCTCTGCTGTTTTGGGAGTGATATTTCTGTTAGAAATTACCGGTGCTGTTTTAGCGTTTGTTTTCGACAACGAAGCCAAAACTAAAATTCAAGGAGTCCTCGAGGATGAGTTGATCGTCAGATACAGGGATAATGCGGATCTGATGAATCTCATCGATTGGATGCAAAAAACT TTTAAATGTTGCGGTGTGAATTCACTTGGCTACAAAGACTGGAATAACAATCCTTATTTCAACTGTACGAAAAACCCGAATGAGAACACGAGTCCAGAGAGATGTGGAGTTCCGTTCTCGTGTTGCGTCGTAGAAAATAACGTAGGTTTAAAT gGAAACTATATCAATGCTATGTGTGGATATGGAATGCAAAATTTAGGG catataaaagCTGGTGAGAAGATTTATACGACTGGTTGTGTGGACGCCATTTTGAAACTGGTTCAAGAGAATTTACTGTTGGTTGGTGGAATCGCGATGGGTATTGCTGTTTTACAG atttttgcaATTTTTATGGCGTTGATTTTGGCGAGACAGATCAATGATCAGATGGCATTGTGGACGCAACGTTGA